The DNA window AAACGAATCAAAATAGAGAAAATCTTGAAACCGAAAAATGGttacaaaacaagaaacaaagaaagaaattgaaggaGTTTTTTGCAATGAAGGAAGCAAAATGAGCATTTTCAGAAATGGAAAAGGGAGAAGAAGGAGAGCGTGAAACATTATATAAGAGAGAAGGGGTAAAACAGTCATTTCACATTCCTCTTTAAAGCCATGCGCGGATTGCAAGGAAACTGCCACGTAACGTTCGCCCCTCATTTAAAGTGGTAAtgttcaaaatttcaaaacacgTCGAGTACCCGACCTCTTGAAGGCTGCGTACCTGACAACGAAAACTGAAGCCACGAAATGCTTGAGCCCGACCTCATGAAAGCTCGGACTCAaacaggggcactgttcataccctagcCCAAAACATAGAGCTAGGCTCAACAAGGACAAAAAGGCCCACCCAAAAAGGGTAGCCTCTACCATTTACCCGACCTCTTTAAGAGGTCGGACACGGCGACAAGGACCAGTGTTACTTATCTAAATAAGTAATTGCCTCCCCAAATCTCTGCTGCTATTTCTGTCTCTCCTAAAAGATAGATCCCAACGAActctcaaaaataaaagaaacggTTATCCATCAATTAAAGGTGAAAGTGGAACTACTCTAAAAAATGTGGTCATCaaactctactataaatacactgacaccccccTTAAGTATACACACGCTCTATTCTACTAAAACCCTACTTAAAATCCTTACTAATTTAAacatcggagtctcttgtagGTACCATCTCCCACCTCCTCACGAGGAACTCGGACGCTGTTACCTCAGCGCAACAAGTCAGATGCTGCCTCATAAAGAGTCTGAACCTCACATTCATACCCAATCAACGTTTTATGTAATTCTCGGAATGGAAACTAAAAGTGAGATTTGTCATTCTCCTATTATGTCTCGATtcaattagaattttatattatttttaatcattttattaaaataattatacaaataacaaaattttattggtTCTCTATTAAAGTGATATTAATATATCATCTCTCTAAGgtgagatttattttattttgtctattaattttaaaaagtaatacTTTAAAAATGCTCTATTAGACTTAATATAAAAGACCAAAAGTGTAGATAAGAATTTGAATTTACACATTAACGATTATCAACGACACatcatcaaaaaaattaatgaaaagatTAATTTATCTCATATGATATTTTCTTAAGAGACTATTAATCctataaattaagaataaaagatagagcaatgctaggggttAGTAACTTTTGTGATTGGTAGCCAATAAATAgccatcaataataatttaatggtgtgagattgatgtgagatttcatccaacgACTCACatttctctgctggttacatgttggccaaaatttaacaaaactGCTAACCCCCTAaacttttcctaaaagatattcatatataattaacttaagataaataaacaatGAGAAAGTCTAGGGATCagcaatttttgtattttttaggcCAACACTTAACtatcaaaagaaaattaagttaTTTCTCACCATTGAATATAATCTCACCCCATTAAAAACACTATTAATAGCCAATTAATAGttacaaaacataaaaattgctGACCTATTACTCCTCATAAACAATGTCTATTTTAgattcatatattattaaatatgaaATTCGTAACTCGTAATAAATTTgtaataaatgatttttttttttaggttctTTAGTATAATTGAGGTAAAGGCCATGCCTTTGACCATAATTATGAATGGAGGGAAAATAATCTAAGTGAAGTCAAATATTCTCTTAGAAATACAAGACATGCCCTATGTCCTATGATATTTTCATGTGGTGGTGATGTTGGTGTCACCTTCAACCCAATACTGCTTGACAGCAAACAAAAGCTTCTCTTGCTCAAGTGGACCATCCTCGTGATCCACCATTTTGGTCTTCCATCTCATTCCCCTCACTATTCTCTGAACCTTCCTCAACACATTCTCTTCATCTCTCAATATCACTGCTCCTTCCGGCCGCAGAATCCGGTCCATCTCCAGTAGCATCTCTTCTGCACTACATCTGCATAAATCAATTTCATTTCAGTTACACATTCATGTGATTGTTAATGAAATAACAGAAACAACATTAACCAACTTACACATTCTTGTACAAACTGAAAACACCATTTGCGTGGATCAGATCATATGTTCTTGGATATGTGGAAAATGCTTCACACCTTGTAGAGGCAGAATTACACAAATTAAGGTTTATGAAAATGTTGTGCTTCACACAAAGGAAAGCATGTCTAAATTTACCAATCATGATAAATGCCGATCAATCCACGCTCCAAGATAACATCAAGAGAAGCTTTTTGAGAAATGGTAGGCACAACATTCATAACCCACAATTTGGTTGAATCCAGAGCTGCAGCAAAACTTCCCAGACCAGCATTCATGTCCATGATGTTGCGATACCTTCCCGAGTCAATGATTTTGTTGACCCTCTTGTAAGCATTTACATGCTTCTTCCACAATCGGCTGTCCTCCTTGTATACCTCCACATATTCTCTGCTTACGCTTGATGGAATGGCGTTGAGCCTCTCTGGGAATGGTTTCCATGAACGGCTTGGTCCGGGGCTAGGAGTTACACACTTTTCCATCTTCTTGTACCTAGTAGACAGGATCAATAAAGATCAAATTCTAGAGATCATAGAAACTGTgatatcatataaaaaaaattacttatttcaAAAGTTTAAACTGATAGAAAAAATACACGAATGATTATATATCTATCACATTGAAACAATGTTTCTCAACTGCTCATGAGGTTGAAGTGAAGCAAGTTACCAGACATGATCAGCATGGGTGGATTTGCATACTGCTGCCGCCGTGGGTGGAGTGTCTTGTTGGCTGCAATTTAATCTTTTTCTCCATATGGCAATGTCACCCTTTTCATATTTCTTTTCCCAGCAAAGAAGTTTGGCAATATCTTCAATGTTCCTTTGCTCCTTCTCAAGTTCCAGTTGGGAACGCTGCCATTCTTGGTAGTTATTCTTCCAATTGATAGGTGGACCGGAAAGTATCCAGTAACCACCAGGCCTGAGAACTCGGTCAACCTCCATCATGTACATTCCATCTGTGCAACAATAAGTTCCAAAATTTCAGATCTTGTCAAGGAACCAGTGAATAGTAAGTAAATAAGGAGCATCATATCATAGTTTATCATCACCTTCTGTGTCCCATGGAATGAGACAGTGAGAACAATGTGCCATGTCAAAAGATCCTGAAGGGAAAGGCAGCTTCATGGTTGCAAGAACGCCAATGATAGCAGGAATACCTCTTTCCATTGCGTATTGCACTTGAGATTCATGTCCTCCAATTGACATAGTAATTACATTTTTCTTAAACATGTATGCACCAAAACTAGCAACCTAACatccataaaaaattattccaaGTCTAGAAGGTAGAAAgcaattaattatatcaaaattaaactcatgaAAAACAAGACTTACCCTACACTCAGTATCCAATGCAGTTCTAATCATTCCCGTGTGGAAGGGTATAACAGATGAAAGTTCATCAATGTATGCATCAAGTTCTTCAACTTTTCTTGCTGAGCAGGGCAGTGCCTTTCTTGACTTTCGCCGCTGCGACGGTGACACGGCGTGTGATCGATGAAGCTTGCATCACACGGCTTGTAGTTGTATTCCTTGATATGATCACCATCATTGTGATTGTTGGGAGTGTCATACATGAGATCAGAGAGAGTAATGCACTCTGTTCTTTTGATAACTCCAATGGCTATTCTATCTCCCTTTCCGAAACCGCTTCGTTGCCATAAACCAACTACGTAGAAGAAACCGCACAATCCAACTACAATCAAAACTGAAGTTAATGAACAATTCTTTTTAATGGTGTCTCCTCCTTGTACTTTGCCCCTTGTTAACATGATGATTCTTTGTTTTCTCCGAACTGCAGAAATATGTATCGTATAATGGGGATTAGTTTGTTGGTTGCGACACTCAACTGTTACGCCTGCTTCTTGTATGCATTCCGTTGGGTTAGTTGACTTGGCGGTTCAACTCTTCACCAGTCACAACCCTTCACTTCGTTTTTAAGCTTTTTGAATTGAAAAATGTTGTTAAAATAGTAAAACCGAGTctaattatctttaaaataaaattgataattttttaatttatttcattattttataatttttttaaagtagtgctagggagccaatggGCTAAGTTAATTTTGGGTTCACCAATGTTCGAACTTTTGACCCTTTTGAATTTGGAACTCTAATACTATATTCtaaaaccactcatcccaaaagcgtaacttgataggacaatgtaacactaataatcatatctctaatactttctaaaccttcattgtacacattgtacgcttaggtcattggctccctatactttctcatttttttattttagaggattttttgttagaatttttaagtttatttttttattaatttgtttaatttatatacattctattttattgtataaatattcttgaataatttatttgatatgtatattttatgtttgttgTATAgatattcttaaataattattaaacatatattatatctttcgtataaataattttcaatgattttctttttAAGTCTACGTTAAAATATcgcatatataaataaaaataaacaagttaCAATACAAGTAcaattatgaataaaaataaaataagaatattgTGAATTGAATAtgacaaatatttaaattattattctttaataaatactgtaattataatataaaaacaaaatatgaatACATGAACTAACATTGAAGAAGCCACGTTTATGttctttatcaataaatatGTATGGTTACactaatatgaaaaatataacggaaatttaacaaatttaaagAGTATAATGAACCAAAACAATGAAAACATAACAAGAGAATATAGTTTCAAGGTGGATTATAGCATACAGATGCTAtttcataaagaaataaaaatatttttatttgtggatTGGTTATTCCACACCTAACCCTTCTTTCTTTAGGTAGGGAGCAGCTTGAcaaaatttggtaaaacttgTCCCAATAATGACTAGTGATACTTGTGACGGAGTCACATGTGAGATAATAGAGCCTTGTAACCAAGTCTTCTTATAAGGAATACAcggttttatatattttaatattgtaaGTAAAAATACTGTTCACCACTTAAATAACAATATTATTAAGTTGAGGTTTGTAATCaataacttttattttgatatattaaaaaatatttattcatttaaaacataataattaataatttttttaatgaatatattttgagtttattaaaataattgtcTTGTAATGGATGCGCAATTTGACTTGTCTTGAGAAACCGGCAAGTTGTGGGAATACCAAGCCTACAGCATATGCAGCATCTTCTTCATGATGCTGCTCTGCAAGAGTTGCTTATTAGAGAAATGAGGGACAACCTTGATTGCCAGTTCCTTAACTGCCTAGCCTCAGTGCAAACAGTAACCATATCTCATGTAACAATTTAGAGGAACtgccactacaagaaaaatatccatttagccacactttttttaagctatatttgaaaagcgtagcctattcatagaataggctacgcttttctctgTGTTGCCTTTTTAGATGAGAAAAAGATATACAATTgtggcatcatttaaaaagtgtagccttaAGTATTTtagaaatcacttataaagcgtagccttATCTAAATATCTATGAATACACTTTTCTCATCTAAGAAAACGCTTTTAAAGAGTAGCTTATTTATTCTGTTTCAGGTGCGCTTTTAAAATGTCTCCTAATATGATCCTCAATAAACACTTACTAAAATCCCCCTCACTCACGCAGCAGTGCAGCACACACTCTCATCCTCACTCAACATACACAAACAcgaaagagagaagaaatcAGAGGGAgaaggaaaggaaagaaagagaggacGACGCCGTCTAGGGCTCCGCCGCCGTCGCCGTTGTCGTCGAGCGCCAGTGAGAGAGAGAGCTCGAGGATGAGAGGAAACGCGATGGAGGAGAGAAAAAGGAGGTGCTCCGTCGCCGCTGAAACTCCATCACCACTGCTAGGGCTTGTTTCAGTCGCCGTTCTGCCACCGTCGGGCTTCTGTGCCCCCGCCGAGGAGCTCGAAGGGAGGAAGGATGGATGTATCGCCGCCTTTGTGCTCTGTCGCGGCGCTGCCGTCAACTGGAGCTCGCCGCTGAGCTGCTGCACCACCTCCAAGCCGTTGCGTCGCCGCTCATCTCTTCACTGTCACTGCTCAACACCATCGTCGTATCCTCTGTCACCAGGTAAGCATTCTCTGTTCTGCATCCTCTCTTTCTTGCTCATTCTCTAACTCGCTCTCACTTTGTAGTTCAAAGGTGTGTATGATTTTGATAGTGATGATGAACTGCAATGGCTAATTGAGATACAGAAGGTATGTATCAATTTTCAATTGGTTCTGTGAATTTTTGGGGGGTTTTGGGTTCTAATTTAATGTGAtaaggagaaagagaaattcAGCAAAGAAGTTTCTTAAGCAAGACGCCATTGATCTGCTTGCGAATCATTTACAGGTTGCTTACAATAgagtaattgatttattttttctgCTTTTGTTTCATGAAATTTAGAAAACCTGTATGCATAAACTagcgattttattttttaattgtaattacTTTCGCATACAATTAGTAAATTACGTGTTTGATATATGAATTACTATAGTTGTTATTATACTGAGCTAGGACCAAATACAAAGTCTGAGtctattttaacatttttaatcaattttcagTATTGAAACTGTTCAAGTGGATTTGGCATGTTATCACACAAGGCTGTGCACCTGATTCAAGGCATAAACGAGCAAAAGGCAAGGTTTCTGATTCACAATGCTTAATTGCTCAGATAATTGTTGTTGCTggattaatttctttattttgaaatatgAACTGGTTTCTAGTCTTCCACATAGTCCAGCTAAG is part of the Arachis duranensis cultivar V14167 chromosome 1, aradu.V14167.gnm2.J7QH, whole genome shotgun sequence genome and encodes:
- the LOC107470708 gene encoding probable methyltransferase PMT2, which gives rise to MIRTALDTECRVASFGAYMFKKNVITMSIGGHESQVQYAMERGIPAIIGVLATMKLPFPSGSFDMAHCSHCLIPWDTEDGMYMMEVDRVLRPGGYWILSGPPINWKNNYQEWQRSQLELEKEQRNIEDIAKLLCWEKKYEKGDIAIWRKRLNCSQQDTPPTAAAVCKSTHADHVWYKKMEKCVTPSPGPSRSWKPFPERLNAIPSSVSREYVEVYKEDSRLWKKHVNAYKRVNKIIDSGRYRNIMDMNAGLGSFAAALDSTKLWVMNVVPTISQKASLDVILERGLIGIYHDWCEAFSTYPRTYDLIHANGVFSLYKNVCSAEEMLLEMDRILRPEGAVILRDEENVLRKVQRIVRGMRWKTKMVDHEDGPLEQEKLLFAVKQYWVEGDTNITTT
- the LOC107467940 gene encoding uncharacterized protein LOC107467940, with translation MRGNAMEERKRRCSVAAETPSPLLGLVSVAVLPPSGFCAPAEELEGRKDGCIAAFVLCRGAAVNWSSPLSCCTTSKPLRRRSSLHCHCSTPSSYPLSPVQRCV